Genomic DNA from Candidatus Bathyarchaeota archaeon:
GATAATCGGACAGCATGTATCATAAATTTTCGGCTTTAAGAGCGCCTTGATACATATTTCCGGACCTATACCAGCAGGGTCCCCCATTGTCACCGCAATAATAGGGCTCTTCTCGCCTTCCATAAATATGACTCCGATAAACAAGTAACTTAGTCAATCTAATAAACTACTATTAACAGTCACGAGATTCTCGTTGTTCCCTCCAGTGAAGCCTTGCATGAAACCGTTTCGCATTCTATTCCGGCTTCTAGGAACGCATCTTCCATAGCCTTCGCGACTTCTTTCGCCAAAACTTTCGTTTTGTCCATGATGGCTATGACGGTTGGACCGGCCCCGCTAATGGCGACACCCGCGGCGCCAGCTTCTACCGCAGCCCTTCTAACCGCTTTATAGTTTGGGATCAGATTCATCCTTGCTGGCTCAACAATCGTGTCATTCATTCCCTTTCCAATCATATGAATATCGCCAAAGTGAAAACCTGCGACTACAAGGCATGCGTTTCTAACATTTGATACGACATTCTCCAATGGCACTGTTTTTGGCAGGATGGATCTGGCTATTGCGGTTTTCATCTCTGGAGCCTCAATTCTAGGCATGGCCAATACTACTTCTAGGTTGGGCGGAGGCTCTAAGCGGACTACCTTGAGTTCATCATTCCACATATAAACCATTGTGAAACCGCCCAGAATAGACGCTGCCACATTGTCAGCGTGGCTTGATCCGGCCGAAACCATTTCGCCTTTGGAGGCTAATTTTACAAGGTCTTCCGGTGCAAGTTTCATATCAAAAAGATAATTTATGGCCACGGCTGCGGCTGCTGCCGAAGCCCCACTACTTCCCAGACCTTTCTTGGGAGGCACACCCTTCTCAAGTATAATCTTAACACCGTCCTCCCTACCTTTTAGCATCTCCCTTGCCACAACGCCAGCCGTATTCTTCATAGGATCTGATGGGATCATTTGAGAATCTTGCCCTTTTACTTCAATAGAAACGCCCTTCTCCGCACGTTCTACAGTCAGAACATCGTGAAACGCATCTAACGCTAACCCAAAAACATCGAAACCTGATCCGAGATTTGCTGAGCTGCAAGGAGCTTTAACCTTCACAATATCCGAGGAGCTCATGGATTCACCTAAACATCTAATCTTCCAATCCATTCACGTTTCTTTCTGAGATAATAAAGGTATGTGGAGAATGAGACTTCAGGCGGGCATCTATGGTCCACCATAGGAATGTATCCTCCATCTTTAAGTAGTGGGGTAAGCCGTTCCAGTTCCTTGTTTATCGCCTTTTCACCACTTATTAAGGCGAATTTGTCAACGGCGCCCATGAACATTATCTTATGGCCAAATCTTTCTCTAAGCTTGTAAATGTCCGTAAATCGAACCTCGACTGGAAACATGCAGTTTATCCCCGCTTCAAGCCAGCCTGGAACTAGCAACGTTATGTCCCCGTCGCAGTCGAGAATGTTTATGTCCACGCCATACTCCTTTAGGACGCTTGTAACCTTCTTATATCTTGGAACCATAAACTCCTCAAAATGGCGAACAGAGATGAAGGGCCCTCTACTATAGCACATGTCCTCCCACCATGTGGCACAGTCAACCCTAACTGACTTTAGGGCTTTTCTAATTATTGAGATCCAGAGGTTGACCAAGGTATCCATCATCTCTGCAACCCAGTCTGGATCACGGTATAAGGCTATAGAAATCCCTTCGACTCCCATCCAGTCTCTAAGCCAGCCGTAAAGGCTTCCAATTCTAATCGCTAGGGGGTAATCGCGGTCCCTATAATGTTCGACCATTTCATCCCAGTTTAGTGGGAAACGTCCAGGAGTCTCCGGATCCAAGAATGGTTTCAGCTTCTCCCAATCATTACGATTCTTTAGCGGATAACGAATGTAATGAGGAGGAGTTGAGGAGTTAATGGATCTTATGAAAATTCCACCCATTCCATCACTGACGGTCTCTCTGTCACCTTCTCTCTTTATCACTCTCTGGGGCAGTGAAGGCCAGAAGCCACTATGTATTGGCAGCCATTCCCCGCAATCCCATCCCTCTAACTTTAGATATAACTCTACATCCCTGTTCGTCCTCAAATGGGTAGGCAAGCCTTCCTTATGCCACCGATAAATGGTTTCTTCCCAGTATCCAAACTCATAGTCAGGCACTCTGTCCACTTCTTTGAAATGCATACACCTCAGGAAACGTTCTCTATGATTCAATTGCGGTGCCTCCGGCAACGCTTTATCTAATTATCCCAAATCCGATAAGCCTCCACCTGCCAGCTATTCTCCTACTAATCGCCACCCTTGCAGAATCCTCTGCGCAAACCGGTCGGCTCAGTTTCATCTCAACTTTGTCGCCTCTAACATTTTCCACTCTGCCTATTGTGGGAGCGGTTCCAACATCTAGCAGAAGCTCCTCTCCATTATTGAGATTTTTAACCTCACTCATCTCTTTTGTGCCAACAACTCTTTCAAAAAGATGAAACTCCAATGATAGATCAAACCTCGTCTCTGGAAGTGTTTCAGGTCTTCCTACAACATTACCAACCAAACCATCTGCCTTCGTCAATGAAGGGTCAAGAAGTGTGCCCACGCCCACCAAACCACCGCAATACGCCTCCTCAACGTTTCGGCCGCCCGTATGAAGGCTCGTTATCCTTGTAAAAAGGGGTTCATATGACCTTTCTTTACCATGTAGCCCGCTGATCCCAGGCCTTATCTCAATCTCATCTCCAACCTTGAATGATCCTTGAATAATTGTCCCACCTATCACGCCTCCAACCAGATCCTCGACAGATGTTCCAGGCTTATTAATATCAAAAGACCTTACAACATACATTCTAGGAGGCTTAGTAGCCTCTCTTACTGGCGTCGGGATGTAATGCTCGACAGCATAAAGGAGAAGATCAACGTTGATTCGGTTTTGGGCTGAAAGCGGTATGATCGGCGCCTCCTCAGCCACTGTTCCTTCAACAAATTTTTTGATCTCCATGTAACTTTCTAGCGCTCTATGCCTGTCTACAAGATCAATTTTATTCTGAGCAATAACTATCTTGTTTATACCGATTATCTCTATGGCGGCAAGATGCTCTCGAGTCTGTGGTTGTGGGCAACGTTCATCGGCAGCAATAACGAGTATTACGCCGTCCATGACGGCTGCTCCCGAGAGCATAGTCGCCATTAAGGCTTCATGTCCAGGAGCGTCGACGAAGCTTAGGGCACGAACAAATTCCCCTTTCGATCCGCATCTCTGGCACTGCTCATCTGTAGAGTAATTACGAGGACTTTCACATTTTGGGCATCTGAAGACGGCGGCGTCAGCATACCCTAGCTTAATGGTTATCCCTCTCTTCAATTCCTCACTATGTCTAGATGCCCAAACTCCTGTTAAAGCCTCTACAAGCGTCGTTTTACCATGGTCAACATGACCTATAGTTCCAATGTTGACCTCTGGTTGACGTGGCGGAGTAGGCTTTCTTTGCATAGTACACTCACATTTCCTTTTGCAGGTCAATAGTAAAATTAGATTGAACTAAATAAACCTTAAATGTCACTTTATAATAGCCTACAAATAGAATTGGATTCGATTTAGTTAAAAAATAGATGACACCAAGATGAGGAACGTTTGAACCAGTCGATTATCTCATCTCTTTTTCAGTGTCACAACTCCCCCTTCAATCGATATGATGCCAAACCTTTCCATCATTGAGAGCTTCTCCTCAACGATTCTCCTAGTCTCCTCCGTTTTTCCGAGTTTATCAAGTATCTCCTTTTTTGTCACTTTCCCGTTGCTATCCATGATTACTTGGTATATCATATAATCCTGTACTGCCGACAAACTTCAAACCACCTTTTAGGTACGATCTTTATATGATTATCCCGTTCTTCGCCGTGGAAAAACGAGACGATTTAATATGCTTAATTGTTTCAAATTAATCTTTCGGATTGTTGGCTAGAAATCTTTATTCCTGAAAAATTAAGGTGAAGTTTTTATAGAACTCGGCATATTTCTTATGCGGTCAAACCAGGTGAGATTCATGGGATATTGTGAAAATTGCGGTTTTCCTCTGCCGGAGGGAGCTGAGTTCTGCCCAAGCTGCGGCATCCGGATAAGAAGAAAAAGTGAAGCTGCATATTCGGGGGAGAATCTAGCGAGAATTTTGCAGTCAGGTATAACAGGGGCATTTCTTTCATTACTAATTATATATTTAGTATCCGCATTCACCAACGCTGACCTTTATTTTCTCCCATCATTCCTTTCATCACTTCTAATCATATACTTCTATAGAGTTAGAAGATTTGATGAGGCAGTATGCATCTCGCTGGCAATCTACCTTTTCGCTGAGGGCATGATTGCAGGGTTGAATCTCGGATATCTCTATTCAAATGGCATACCCTTAGCAGAGGTTTATGGGGACTATGTGCCGACAATTGTGGACGTAATAATGTACGCTTCAAACCCTGTTACTGCAGTGATTGCTGGCTATCTTGGGGCTAGACTTTCATTTGGATCGCAGCCTAGAGAGGCGACTCCAGTTACAGTTGAGGGAAGAAGAGAGCCGGGAGGCGTTATATATAGCGTAAAACGACTTGCTAAATCTTCTCATAATGCTTAAATATTATTCGATTAAGGTGTTATATCCTGTCAGCCGGATGTTGAGTGAACAAGATGAATGTTCCTAAGGAGATCGTCACATACTGTCCAAGATGTAAGACGCATACTGCGCAAGCCGTCACCTTATACAAAGAGGGGAAGAGAAGAGCGCTTGCTAAGGGTGAACGCCGGCATGAGCGTGAAAGGAAAGGCTATGGAGGCCAGAAGTACCCCATGCTGAAAAGAAAGGCTAAGACAACAAAGAAGCAGGCTCTCAAGCTTCGGTGCAAGCAATGTGGATATACGAGGCATAAGAAGGGGATACGTCTGAAAAAGATGGAAATCAAATAGCTAGCGAGAAGATGTGATATGAGCGAGTGGGAAAAGATAATTCCCAAACCTAAATCCGCATTCATCCAAGTCAAGTGTACAGATTGCGGGAATGAGCAAGTAACTTACAGCCATTCTAAAACGGTTGTCAGATGCAACATCTGCAACGCTGTTCTTGCCGAGCCAGCTGGCGGAAAAGCGAGGATAAAAGGCGAGATTTTAAAAGTTTTGGAGTAGGGTTGATATGGTAGATTCTAATAGTTCTGAATGGCCTGAAGTAGGTGAACTCGTAATAGTCACTGTTAATAGGATAACTCCATACGGAGCATATGTCACGCTAGATGAGTATAACAAAGAGGGGTTTCTGCACATCTCTGAAATTTCCTCAAGCTGGGTCAGAAACATAAGGGATTTTGTGCGTGAAGGAGAAAAAAACGTTTTAAAAGTCCTGAGAGTTGATGTGGAGCGAGCCCAAATAGACCTTTCTTTGAGGAGGGTAACCCGACGAGAAAAGAGAGAAACAATCCTATTATGGAAACGCAAGAAGAGAGCTGAGAGCATCCTAAAAACCGCAGCCCAACGGCTAGGAATGAGTGATGAGATACGCGAGAAAATTGCACTTCAGCTTCAAGAAGCCTTTGGCGACATTTATGAGGGGTTAGAGAGAGCTATAAAAGAGGGTCCTGAAGTCCTAATAAAATGCGGTCTAACGAAAGAGGTTGCTGAAGTAATTGTGGAGATATCTAGGGAAAAGATCAAGGCGCCGACTGTTAAAGTGAAGGGAAACTTAAGGATTAGCTGCGCCAAGCCAGATGGAGTCCTAAAGGTGAAGGAAGCATTGCTAAAGGCTAAAGAAGTCAAGACGCCGCCAGGTTCAGAAATCAAAATATATGTTGTATCTCCTCCGCGATATTGCATGGAGGTTATGGCCGCCGACCATAAGGAGGCCAACGCCATTATTGAGGAGGCCGCTAGAAAAGCGATTGAGTTCATAATAAGAGAGGGTGGGCTGGGGAGCTTCGAAAGAGGATAAGTTGTCATGGTCTGGCTGATGATGAGGTGTATTGTCTGCAAAAGGTATACCCTCAACAGAGATCGATGCCCCTCCTGTGGAGGAGCTGTAAAGTCAGCTCATCCAGCGAAATTTTCTCCTGACGACAGATACGCAAAATATAAGGGCATGATGAGGAGAATGAGCCGTGAAGAGAACAGTAATTCTGGAGAAAGAGAAGGTTAACCTAAAAAATCCTGTATTGATAGAAGGGCTGCCTGGGCTCGGACTAGTCGGCAAAATAGTGGTAGAGTACCTTGCGAGGCAGTTAAAAGCCAAGAAGATTGCGGAGCTATACTCCCCACACTTTCCATATTATGCAGTCGTTGACGGGAGGGGTAGCATCAGACTTCCTAGGCTCACATTTTATGGTTTGACCAACGAGATCGGAGATAATGATCTCATTCTACTTACGGGTGACAGTCAAGCACAAACGGTTGAGGGACAGTATGAAGTTGCTGACGAGATCCTGAACTTTGCGGTCAATAAGCAGGCTAGAATCGTAATAACGATAGGCGGATATAGGAAGGAAGATGTGGAGACACCACAAGTATTCGTTTCTTCAACAAATTTGGAACTGTTAAATAGGGCTTTAGATGCGGGTGCCAAGGAAACCTCTATTGGAAATCCAATAGTTGGAACAGCTGGTTTACTCATAGGGCTAGGAAAATTTAGGGGGATAGAAGGCCTCTGTCTTTTAGCAGAAACATCAGGCTATCTGCCAGATCCGAAAGCGGCGAAAAGCATACTCAACGTGTTAAAAAGGCTGCTCAACTTTTCTGCGGATCTTTCGGGATTAGACAGAGAGATTCGCAAAGCTATAGAAATAGAGGAGAAGATGAGAAGGCTGGATGAACAGAGAAGGATCTCTACCCGCGTAAGGCAGAGACTGGAAGAGGAAAAAATAACCTACATCAGCTAGTAAACTCATTACAATGCCACCACTTTTATAAATACGGTTTTAGGACTTAAAACTTAAATATGCCGGGAAATGTGAGATTAATCAGCGCCGCCGAACCGAATGTCATGCGGTTGAGCCGCCGTTCGCATGCGGATCTGCATGCGGACGAGAGCTCAGCCGGTAGAGCAGCGGACTCAAAAATGCGTCTTTGAGGCTGAGGCTGTTAACCCGAAGGTCGACGGTTCGAGTCCGAAGAAGGGAATACGCGTCCCTTCTGGCGAATCCGGCGGCGCCATCTATTTTGCTTTATATATCAATATTGCAAAGCCTGCAGTCGCCAATATAAGCCCTAAAGCAATGAAGATGGGGGCTACATTTCCAGCTGCGCTCTGGTTTATGTATGTATTGTACGCTAATGATGCGCCAATAATCATTAGTGCTAAACCGATTATCTTCTCAATGATGGTTAGTATAACCGTTCTTTCTATGCTCACTTCCCTCACCGCGCCTACTATGTAAGGCCTTTTTTCAAGTATAAGTTTTTCTAGGCTCCAATCTCTTTCAACCTTTCTGGAAGATATTTGTCCACGATATGTGTTAGTCCATAGCGGGAGAAGGCTTCTAGTTCACATTTCTTCCTTATCTTCGAGAATGTTTCAATTTCTCTCTGCCAAAGTTTTTCTTTATATCTAGGGTCAGATCTTAGTTCCCGCAGTCGTTTTAGGTCGATCTCCTTCAGCTCCTCGCTTGGCAGCTTGTATCGCATTATGTCAGAGGCCCAGACACCTGCCCATTTTGCATCAGGCGTCGTTAACTCTCTTAAGTGCGCTGCGTTGGCTGATCCTGAGATTATCACCATTGCTATGTGCATTCCCCATGGATCGGCATCTGTGAATATGTATACGGGCAGCCCGAGTTCTTGGTTAAGCCTTCGAATGAAATATCTTGTAGATCTCGGTGCTTGCCCAGCTGTGTAGATTAGGATGGCATTAAATTTCTCATATACTCTCTCTTCTACGAAACGTGTGAACATGGCGCCCTTCTCGATGACGATAACCTTGTCCGCACTGGTCTTTATGAAGCGTGCGTCCGTTAGCGCTGGGCCTATCATCATGCCGTCAGGATGTGAGGATAAATTCAATTGCCGATTCTCATATCCTGGAACTGTGTACTGGATTATTAAGTCGCCGAATACTGCTGATCGCTCCTCTGGGAAGACGTTGAAGGCTTCACGGGAATGCTCAATCACCGTTTCAAGATCCGTTATTATGTCATCTGATTCCGCCTGGTCCTTGAAGAAGATGTCGTAGGCCTGTGCGGAGTAGTAGACATCTCTTAATGTGCTTGTTTTCCTCTGCTTTAGAAGTTCATTGACAAAGTAGGCCGCCCAAACCATTTGTGTGAATGGGCGGAGATGCGAAATAACCCTTGAGCTTCTCCGAACCTTCTTGTCGCCTAACACGTACTGTCTAAGTTCCGGACTATAGAATATGTTGTCTGTTGATCTGCTTCTCATCTCCACCCAGGGAAATACTCCACCATTAATCTGGCGATAGAATCTCTCGCCT
This window encodes:
- a CDS encoding homoserine kinase, producing the protein MSSSDIVKVKAPCSSANLGSGFDVFGLALDAFHDVLTVERAEKGVSIEVKGQDSQMIPSDPMKNTAGVVAREMLKGREDGVKIILEKGVPPKKGLGSSGASAAAAAVAINYLFDMKLAPEDLVKLASKGEMVSAGSSHADNVAASILGGFTMVYMWNDELKVVRLEPPPNLEVVLAMPRIEAPEMKTAIARSILPKTVPLENVVSNVRNACLVVAGFHFGDIHMIGKGMNDTIVEPARMNLIPNYKAVRRAAVEAGAAGVAISGAGPTVIAIMDKTKVLAKEVAKAMEDAFLEAGIECETVSCKASLEGTTRIS
- a CDS encoding translation initiation factor IF-2 subunit gamma, with the protein product MQRKPTPPRQPEVNIGTIGHVDHGKTTLVEALTGVWASRHSEELKRGITIKLGYADAAVFRCPKCESPRNYSTDEQCQRCGSKGEFVRALSFVDAPGHEALMATMLSGAAVMDGVILVIAADERCPQPQTREHLAAIEIIGINKIVIAQNKIDLVDRHRALESYMEIKKFVEGTVAEEAPIIPLSAQNRINVDLLLYAVEHYIPTPVREATKPPRMYVVRSFDINKPGTSVEDLVGGVIGGTIIQGSFKVGDEIEIRPGISGLHGKERSYEPLFTRITSLHTGGRNVEEAYCGGLVGVGTLLDPSLTKADGLVGNVVGRPETLPETRFDLSLEFHLFERVVGTKEMSEVKNLNNGEELLLDVGTAPTIGRVENVRGDKVEMKLSRPVCAEDSARVAISRRIAGRWRLIGFGIIR
- a CDS encoding zinc ribbon domain-containing protein, encoding MGYCENCGFPLPEGAEFCPSCGIRIRRKSEAAYSGENLARILQSGITGAFLSLLIIYLVSAFTNADLYFLPSFLSSLLIIYFYRVRRFDEAVCISLAIYLFAEGMIAGLNLGYLYSNGIPLAEVYGDYVPTIVDVIMYASNPVTAVIAGYLGARLSFGSQPREATPVTVEGRREPGGVIYSVKRLAKSSHNA
- a CDS encoding 50S ribosomal protein L44e — translated: MNVPKEIVTYCPRCKTHTAQAVTLYKEGKRRALAKGERRHERERKGYGGQKYPMLKRKAKTTKKQALKLRCKQCGYTRHKKGIRLKKMEIK
- a CDS encoding 30S ribosomal protein S27e, with amino-acid sequence MSEWEKIIPKPKSAFIQVKCTDCGNEQVTYSHSKTVVRCNICNAVLAEPAGGKARIKGEILKVLE
- a CDS encoding translation initiation factor IF-2 subunit alpha, translated to MVDSNSSEWPEVGELVIVTVNRITPYGAYVTLDEYNKEGFLHISEISSSWVRNIRDFVREGEKNVLKVLRVDVERAQIDLSLRRVTRREKRETILLWKRKKRAESILKTAAQRLGMSDEIREKIALQLQEAFGDIYEGLERAIKEGPEVLIKCGLTKEVAEVIVEISREKIKAPTVKVKGNLRISCAKPDGVLKVKEALLKAKEVKTPPGSEIKIYVVSPPRYCMEVMAADHKEANAIIEEAARKAIEFIIREGGLGSFERG
- a CDS encoding RNA-protein complex protein Nop10; the protein is MVWLMMRCIVCKRYTLNRDRCPSCGGAVKSAHPAKFSPDDRYAKYKGMMRRMSREENSNSGEREG
- a CDS encoding PAC2 family protein, with protein sequence MKRTVILEKEKVNLKNPVLIEGLPGLGLVGKIVVEYLARQLKAKKIAELYSPHFPYYAVVDGRGSIRLPRLTFYGLTNEIGDNDLILLTGDSQAQTVEGQYEVADEILNFAVNKQARIVITIGGYRKEDVETPQVFVSSTNLELLNRALDAGAKETSIGNPIVGTAGLLIGLGKFRGIEGLCLLAETSGYLPDPKAAKSILNVLKRLLNFSADLSGLDREIRKAIEIEEKMRRLDEQRRISTRVRQRLEEEKITYIS
- a CDS encoding DNA topoisomerase IV subunit A gives rise to the protein MSGLSKEDVLERKDEIQKSLVKLGERFYRQINGGVFPWVEMRSRSTDNIFYSPELRQYVLGDKKVRRSSRVISHLRPFTQMVWAAYFVNELLKQRKTSTLRDVYYSAQAYDIFFKDQAESDDIITDLETVIEHSREAFNVFPEERSAVFGDLIIQYTVPGYENRQLNLSSHPDGMMIGPALTDARFIKTSADKVIVIEKGAMFTRFVEERVYEKFNAILIYTAGQAPRSTRYFIRRLNQELGLPVYIFTDADPWGMHIAMVIISGSANAAHLRELTTPDAKWAGVWASDIMRYKLPSEELKEIDLKRLRELRSDPRYKEKLWQREIETFSKIRKKCELEAFSRYGLTHIVDKYLPERLKEIGA